A window from Seriola aureovittata isolate HTS-2021-v1 ecotype China chromosome 14, ASM2101889v1, whole genome shotgun sequence encodes these proteins:
- the LOC130181227 gene encoding protein FAM161A-like produces MTAMYRSRSLENKELMALYGGDRDPYFVRDEDCTSEEYDLDSECSEEGKGGRGLRSSVSLEIYGLQREQHVYFSNQEYYRRLEELKNAHLRNMAELERMYISQGREWHAEEEEEEEDGDLARWRSREARHSVSSCPARKLQRINSQEELDFHETSSGSDQSELCGEDSMGELELENRRRTRGQVRTFGRDVLLSPEDMMTQKQFRFQPKALCPKPQGRLSRHTGGRVRSNAKVTVPKPFQMMLREEDRKRQKVRTRSEIELENTLLRRELEELRECQKKFKASPAPAHIHLPLYEVISRRPGQRPNQRRSSSNNCNRDSKSNKASAAASSQPFHFLERERRKREAKVVAELGNLGQKEERQAFKARPMPSSVYGTKHRADSKTTNRQPQFFTICTLEREATEGQSDPNSDLEAEALQSNSDTSPASCGPQRCASSKPVKKQIELSIEMVKEREWSYIDPLKATACNVRSPGGPEPLLCHKSDCISV; encoded by the exons ATGACAGCGATGTACCGATCACGCTCCCTGGAAAACAAGGAATTAATGGCTCTGTATGGAGGGGACAGAGACCCTTACTTTGTCAGAGATGAAGACTGTACCAGTGAG GAGTATGATCTGGACTCAGAGTGCAGCGAGGAGGGAAAAGGCGGCAGAGGCCTTCGCAGCTCCGTGTCCCTGGAAATCTACGGTCTGCAGAGGGAGCAGCACGTTTACTTCTCCAACCAGGAGTACTACAGGaggctggaggagctgaagaacgCTCACCTGAGGAACATGGCCGAGCTGGAGAGGATGTACATCAGTCAGGGCAGGGAGTGGCacgcagaggaagaggaggaggaggaggatggagaccTGGCACgatggaggagcagagaggccAGACACTCAGTCAG TAGCTGCCCTGCCAGGAAACTCCAGAGGATCAATTCTCAGGAGGAGTTGGACTTCCATGAGACATCAAGTggttctgaccaatcagagctctgtGGAGAGGACAGCATGGGGGAACTGGAGCTGGAGAATCGAAGAAGGACCCGGGGCCAGGTCCGAACCTTTGGGAG AGACGTCCTGCTGAGCCCAGAGGACATGATGACCCAGAAGCAGTTTCGATTCCAGCCCAAGGCCTTGTGTCCGAAACCGCAGGGAAGATTGTCCCGTCACACTGGGGGCAGGGTTCGGTCCAACGCTAAAGTCACTGTGCCCAAACCCTTCCAGATGAtgctgagagaggaggacaggaagcGGCAGAAGGTGCGGACGCGCTCGGAGATCGAGCTGGAGAACACGCTGCTGAGAcgggagctggaggagctcaGAGAATGCCAGAAAAAGTTCAAAGCATCACCTGCACCGGCGCACATACACCTGCCTCTCTATGAAGTCATCAGCCGCCGCCCCGGTCAGCGGCCCAACCAAcgcagaagcagcagcaataACTGTAACCGTGACTCCAAAAGCAACAAGGCTTCTGCTGCGGCCTCGTCGCAGCCTTTTCATttcctggagagagagaggaggaagagggaggcgAAGGTTGTGGCAGAGCTGGGGAACCTTGGTCAGAAAGAGGAGCGACAGGCCTTCAAGGCGAGGCCCATGCCCAGCTCGGTGTACGGCACCAAGCACAGAGCAGACTCCAAGACCACAAACCGCCAGCCCCAGTTTTTCACCATCTGCACACTGGAGAGGGAGGCCACGGAGGGTCAAAGTGACCCAAACTCCGACCTGGAGGCAGAGGCGCTCCAGTCCAACTCCGACacctctcctgcctcctgcgGGCCTCAGAGATGTGCGTCCTCCAAGCCAGTGAAGAAGCAGATAGAGCTGTCCATTGAGATGGTGAAGGAGAGGGAGTGGTCCTACATCGACCCGCTCAAAGCCACCGCCTGTAACGTCCGCTCGCCGGGCGGCCCGGAGCCTCTGCTCTGCCACAAGAGTGactgcatcagtgtgtga